One window of the Lynx canadensis isolate LIC74 chromosome D3, mLynCan4.pri.v2, whole genome shotgun sequence genome contains the following:
- the SERPIND1 gene encoding heparin cofactor 2 isoform X1, with product MSLVFSPSFSSAKMKCPFQPLIISLILTSICGSNSLAGQLEKGGEDSISADPQWGQLNSKNLSMPLLPADFHKENTVTNDWIPEGEEDEDYLDLEKIFSEDDDYIDIIDAVSPTDSEAGEGNILQLFQGKSRIQRLNILNAKFAFNLYRALKEQVRPSDNIFIAPVGISTAMGMISFGLQGETYEQVHSILHFKDFVNASSKYEIMTIHNLFRKLTHRLFRRNFGYTLRSVNDLYVQKQFPILDDFKRKVKEYYFAEAQEANFSDPAFISKTNNHILKLTKGLIKDALENIDPATQIMILNCIYFKGSWVNKFPVEMTHNHNFRLNEREVVKVSMMQTKGNFLAANDQELDCDVLRLEYVGGISMLIVVPHKLSGMKTLETQLTPQVVERWQKSMTNRTREVLLPKFKLEKNYNLVEALKSMGVTALFDKDSNMAGISDHRITIDLFKHQGTIMVNEEGTQAAAVTTVGFMPLSTQVRFTVDRPFLFLIYEHRTSCLLFMGRVANPTMS from the exons ATGTCATTGGTTTTCTCTCCCAGCTTTAGCTCTGCCAAAATGAAATGCCCATTCCAACCCCTCATCATTTCTCTCATCCTAACGTCTATATGTGGGAGCAACAGCCTGGCTGGTCAGCTtgagaaaggaggggaagatTCTATATCCGCAGACCCCCAATGGGGGCAGTTAAATAGCAAAAACCTGAGCATGCCCCTTCTCCCTGCTGACTTCCACAAGGAAAATACGGTCACCAACGACTGGATcccagagggggaggaggacgaggacTATCTGGACCTGGAGAAGATATTCAGTGAAGATGATGACTATATTGACATCATCGATGCGGTTTCGCCAACCGATTCAGAGGCTGGCGAAGGGAACATCCTCCAGCTCTTCCAAGGCAAGAGCCGAATCCAGCGTCTCAACATCCTCAATGCAAAGTTCGCTTTCAACCTTTACAGAGCACTGAAGGAGCAGGTGCGTCCTTCCGACAACATCTTTATAGCCCCAGTGGGCATTTCCACCGCCATGGGTATGATTTCCTTTGGCCTGCAGGGGGAGACCTATGAACAAGTGCACTcgattttgcattttaaagactTTGTCAATGCCAGCAgcaagtatgagatcatgaccattcACAATCTCTTCCGTAAGCTGACTCATCGCCTCTTCAGGAGGAATTTTGGGTACACACTGAGGTCGGTCAATGATCTTTATGTCCAGAAGCAATTTCCAATCCTGGATGACttcaaaaggaaagtaaaagagtACTACTTTGCGGAGGCCCAGGAGGCTAACTTCTCAGACCCTGCCTTCATATCGAAAACCAATAACCACATTCTGAAGCTCACCAAGGGTCTCATAAAAGACGCTCTGGAGAATATAGACCCAGCTACTCAGATAATGATTCTAAACTGCATCTACTTTAAAG GATCCTGGGTGAATAAATTCCCAGTAGAAATGACACACAACCACAACTTCCGACTCAATGAACGAGAAGTAGTCAAAGTTTCCATGATGCAGACCAAGGGGAACTTTCTGGCTGCAAATGACCAGGAGCTGGACTGTGATGTCCTGCGGCTGGAGTATGTGGGGGGCATCAGCATGCTAATTGTGGTCCCTCACAAGCTGTCTGGGATGAAGACCCTTGAGACACAGCTGACACCACAGGTGGTGGAGAGATGGCAGAAAAGCATGACAAACAG AACTCGAGAGGTGCTTCTGCCTAAATTCAAGCTGGAGAAGAACTACAACCTGGTGGAGGCCCTGAAGTCAATGGGGGTCACAGCGCTGTTTGACAAAGACAGCAATATGGCAGGAATCTCAGACCACAGGATCACCATCGATCTG TTCAAGCACCAAGGTACCATCATGGTGAATGAAGAGGGCACCCAAGCTGCCGCCGTGACCACTGTGGGGTTCATGCCACTGTCTACCCAAGTCCGTTTCACTGTCGACCGCCCCTTTCTGTTCCTCATCTATGAGCACCGCACCAGCTGCCTACTCTTCATGGGGAGAGTAGCCAACCCCACCATGTCCTAA
- the SERPIND1 gene encoding heparin cofactor 2 isoform X2, translating into MKCPFQPLIISLILTSICGSNSLAGQLEKGGEDSISADPQWGQLNSKNLSMPLLPADFHKENTVTNDWIPEGEEDEDYLDLEKIFSEDDDYIDIIDAVSPTDSEAGEGNILQLFQGKSRIQRLNILNAKFAFNLYRALKEQVRPSDNIFIAPVGISTAMGMISFGLQGETYEQVHSILHFKDFVNASSKYEIMTIHNLFRKLTHRLFRRNFGYTLRSVNDLYVQKQFPILDDFKRKVKEYYFAEAQEANFSDPAFISKTNNHILKLTKGLIKDALENIDPATQIMILNCIYFKGSWVNKFPVEMTHNHNFRLNEREVVKVSMMQTKGNFLAANDQELDCDVLRLEYVGGISMLIVVPHKLSGMKTLETQLTPQVVERWQKSMTNRTREVLLPKFKLEKNYNLVEALKSMGVTALFDKDSNMAGISDHRITIDLFKHQGTIMVNEEGTQAAAVTTVGFMPLSTQVRFTVDRPFLFLIYEHRTSCLLFMGRVANPTMS; encoded by the exons ATGAAATGCCCATTCCAACCCCTCATCATTTCTCTCATCCTAACGTCTATATGTGGGAGCAACAGCCTGGCTGGTCAGCTtgagaaaggaggggaagatTCTATATCCGCAGACCCCCAATGGGGGCAGTTAAATAGCAAAAACCTGAGCATGCCCCTTCTCCCTGCTGACTTCCACAAGGAAAATACGGTCACCAACGACTGGATcccagagggggaggaggacgaggacTATCTGGACCTGGAGAAGATATTCAGTGAAGATGATGACTATATTGACATCATCGATGCGGTTTCGCCAACCGATTCAGAGGCTGGCGAAGGGAACATCCTCCAGCTCTTCCAAGGCAAGAGCCGAATCCAGCGTCTCAACATCCTCAATGCAAAGTTCGCTTTCAACCTTTACAGAGCACTGAAGGAGCAGGTGCGTCCTTCCGACAACATCTTTATAGCCCCAGTGGGCATTTCCACCGCCATGGGTATGATTTCCTTTGGCCTGCAGGGGGAGACCTATGAACAAGTGCACTcgattttgcattttaaagactTTGTCAATGCCAGCAgcaagtatgagatcatgaccattcACAATCTCTTCCGTAAGCTGACTCATCGCCTCTTCAGGAGGAATTTTGGGTACACACTGAGGTCGGTCAATGATCTTTATGTCCAGAAGCAATTTCCAATCCTGGATGACttcaaaaggaaagtaaaagagtACTACTTTGCGGAGGCCCAGGAGGCTAACTTCTCAGACCCTGCCTTCATATCGAAAACCAATAACCACATTCTGAAGCTCACCAAGGGTCTCATAAAAGACGCTCTGGAGAATATAGACCCAGCTACTCAGATAATGATTCTAAACTGCATCTACTTTAAAG GATCCTGGGTGAATAAATTCCCAGTAGAAATGACACACAACCACAACTTCCGACTCAATGAACGAGAAGTAGTCAAAGTTTCCATGATGCAGACCAAGGGGAACTTTCTGGCTGCAAATGACCAGGAGCTGGACTGTGATGTCCTGCGGCTGGAGTATGTGGGGGGCATCAGCATGCTAATTGTGGTCCCTCACAAGCTGTCTGGGATGAAGACCCTTGAGACACAGCTGACACCACAGGTGGTGGAGAGATGGCAGAAAAGCATGACAAACAG AACTCGAGAGGTGCTTCTGCCTAAATTCAAGCTGGAGAAGAACTACAACCTGGTGGAGGCCCTGAAGTCAATGGGGGTCACAGCGCTGTTTGACAAAGACAGCAATATGGCAGGAATCTCAGACCACAGGATCACCATCGATCTG TTCAAGCACCAAGGTACCATCATGGTGAATGAAGAGGGCACCCAAGCTGCCGCCGTGACCACTGTGGGGTTCATGCCACTGTCTACCCAAGTCCGTTTCACTGTCGACCGCCCCTTTCTGTTCCTCATCTATGAGCACCGCACCAGCTGCCTACTCTTCATGGGGAGAGTAGCCAACCCCACCATGTCCTAA